In one Nostoc sp. KVJ3 genomic region, the following are encoded:
- a CDS encoding FdhF/YdeP family oxidoreductase — MLPKPKKHWTPQHWASWKPFGIGEQYPNNYWEVFRAIWLSRDQLPYAWNILDKGVCDGCALGTTGMKDWTIEGIHLCNVRLRLLQMNTMPAFDPVLLEDVSLLQKQKSSQLRDLGRLPYPMMRQRGEKGFRRVSWGEALGVISDRIRSTTPDRLSFYITSRGTVNETYYATQKAVRAMGSNNIDNAARICHSPSTAGLKAAIGAAATTCSYKDWIGTDLLVFIGSNVANNQPVTVKYLHYAKKAGTKIVVINTYREPGMQRYWVPSIVESAVFGTKFAEDFFLINMGGDIAFLNGTIKHIIANNWVDQSFIDLHTVGFAELKTSLESQSWEKLERLSGTSCEEMYAFAKMVKEANKAVFVWSMGITQHECGEDNVRSIINLALTKGFVGREGCGLMPIRGHSGVQGGAEMGCYATVFPGSKPITPENAAQLSQDWGFEVPASKGLIAPEMINAAHQGNLDVLFSVGGNFLEVLPEPDYVEAALKKIPLRVHTDIVLSSQMLVEPADTVVLLPATTRYEIPGGVTETNTERRIIFSPEIPGPRIGEARPEWEVFLELARRVKPDLADKLTFADTSAIRQEIAQVVPQYAGIQHLQQAGDQFQYGGSHLCFGWNFPTADGKAHFGVLLPRQRELPEGYFLVATRRGKQFNSMVQERKDAITGAVREAVLINAADAAQLGLKDGDKVILKNDLGELLCQVYIAPIQSGNLQVHWPEGNVLLDKSKRSLEGVPDYNAIARLEKQT, encoded by the coding sequence ATGTTACCTAAACCCAAAAAGCACTGGACACCCCAGCACTGGGCAAGTTGGAAGCCTTTCGGCATTGGCGAACAGTATCCCAATAATTATTGGGAGGTTTTTCGGGCAATTTGGCTATCTCGTGACCAACTCCCTTATGCGTGGAATATTCTCGATAAGGGTGTCTGTGATGGTTGCGCTCTCGGAACAACCGGCATGAAGGATTGGACAATAGAAGGCATCCATCTCTGCAATGTCCGGTTGCGGCTGTTGCAAATGAATACTATGCCAGCTTTTGACCCTGTGTTATTAGAGGATGTTTCGCTGTTACAAAAGCAAAAAAGCTCCCAATTACGAGACTTGGGACGGCTTCCTTATCCTATGATGCGTCAACGAGGGGAAAAAGGCTTTCGCCGTGTTAGTTGGGGTGAAGCTTTAGGGGTAATTAGCGATCGCATCCGCTCTACTACACCAGACCGCCTCAGTTTTTATATTACCAGTCGCGGTACCGTCAACGAAACTTATTATGCTACCCAAAAAGCAGTCCGAGCAATGGGAAGCAATAACATTGATAACGCTGCCCGTATTTGCCATTCTCCCAGTACGGCAGGACTAAAAGCTGCTATCGGTGCTGCGGCTACCACCTGTTCTTATAAAGACTGGATTGGAACTGATTTATTAGTCTTCATTGGTTCTAACGTTGCTAATAATCAGCCCGTCACCGTTAAGTATCTCCATTATGCTAAGAAAGCTGGCACAAAGATTGTAGTTATTAATACTTACCGCGAGCCAGGAATGCAGCGCTACTGGGTTCCCTCAATTGTGGAAAGTGCTGTTTTCGGTACAAAGTTTGCCGAAGACTTCTTCTTAATCAACATGGGCGGGGATATAGCATTTTTGAATGGCACGATTAAACATATAATTGCTAATAACTGGGTAGACCAGTCATTTATAGATTTACACACAGTTGGCTTTGCTGAACTCAAAACATCTTTAGAAAGCCAATCTTGGGAAAAATTAGAGCGGCTTTCTGGCACATCCTGCGAGGAAATGTACGCTTTTGCCAAAATGGTCAAAGAAGCTAATAAAGCGGTATTTGTTTGGAGTATGGGCATTACTCAGCATGAATGCGGTGAAGATAATGTCCGAAGTATCATCAACTTAGCTCTCACCAAGGGTTTTGTCGGTCGGGAAGGTTGTGGTTTAATGCCGATTCGCGGTCATTCTGGGGTACAGGGGGGTGCAGAGATGGGATGTTACGCGACAGTATTTCCTGGTAGTAAACCTATCACCCCAGAAAATGCTGCCCAATTGAGTCAGGATTGGGGCTTTGAAGTGCCAGCAAGTAAAGGTTTAATTGCTCCAGAAATGATTAATGCTGCACATCAGGGGAATTTAGATGTGTTGTTTTCTGTGGGCGGGAATTTTTTAGAAGTGCTGCCAGAACCGGATTATGTAGAAGCGGCGCTAAAGAAAATACCGTTGCGGGTACATACGGATATTGTTCTCTCTAGCCAAATGTTAGTGGAACCTGCTGATACTGTGGTGCTTTTACCTGCGACAACTCGCTACGAAATTCCAGGGGGAGTGACGGAAACTAACACTGAACGGCGGATAATTTTCAGTCCAGAAATTCCCGGGCCGCGGATTGGCGAAGCGCGTCCAGAGTGGGAAGTGTTTCTAGAATTGGCAAGGCGTGTAAAACCAGATTTGGCAGATAAGCTGACTTTTGCAGACACATCTGCTATCCGTCAAGAAATTGCTCAAGTTGTCCCCCAATATGCAGGTATTCAACACTTACAGCAAGCTGGCGATCAATTTCAGTATGGTGGATCACATTTATGCTTTGGTTGGAATTTTCCAACAGCAGATGGTAAAGCCCACTTTGGAGTATTATTGCCCCGCCAAAGGGAATTACCAGAAGGTTATTTCTTAGTAGCAACGCGTCGAGGGAAGCAATTTAATAGTATGGTGCAGGAACGCAAAGATGCAATTACTGGGGCGGTGCGAGAGGCGGTGTTAATTAATGCTGCTGATGCGGCACAGTTGGGTTTAAAAGATGGGGATAAGGTAATTCTCAAAAATGATTTGGGCGAGTTGTTATGTCAAGTTTATATTGCGCCGATTCAGTCAGGAAACTTGCAAGTACATTGGCCAGAAGGGAATGTGCTACTAGATAAAAGTAAGCGATCGCTTGAAGGTGTACCTGATTATAATGCGATCGCACGGTTAGAGAAACAAACCTAA